Proteins found in one Candidatus Lokiarchaeota archaeon genomic segment:
- a CDS encoding SidA/IucD/PvdA family monooxygenase, whose protein sequence is MKEYDLLVVGGGSANQVSYWAHKEGLKVGLIEHGPLGGTCLNRGCVPSKMMIYPADVMHEARFSSDLNLDFKLGSADFSGLMDRVRARRRRAVEHKEKTIEEAESYDWYNNTGVFVDDKVIEVNNQELTADLIVIATGTRPLIPPIDGIDDVEYLSTRTIFDLTEQPRQMTIIGGGYVAAEFSHFFSAMGTDVTIVGRNPFLVKHEDEDVSEMLREELSKRMTVLTNHEAIKVQQNENSKTVIARNRESGQEVEIDYDTLLVATGRRPNSDKCRPERTGVELDENGFIKTDECLRTSKEGIWALGDATGPPMFKHVADREAEIVWHNIQASISDKEPLRSMHYDAIPHAVFSYPQIASVGKTLAEATDSKSDLLVGKAEYTDVAKGDAMGKPRGFCRIIVDGDSSAILGGSIIGPFAPILIQPITQA, encoded by the coding sequence ATGAAGGAATACGATCTTCTCGTTGTTGGCGGTGGTTCAGCTAATCAGGTGTCATACTGGGCCCACAAAGAAGGCTTGAAAGTTGGTCTGATTGAACATGGTCCTCTCGGCGGGACTTGCCTGAACAGGGGCTGTGTACCAAGTAAGATGATGATCTATCCGGCGGATGTCATGCACGAGGCTCGATTCTCATCTGATCTGAACCTTGATTTCAAGCTAGGTTCTGCAGATTTCTCGGGTTTGATGGATCGAGTGAGAGCCAGAAGACGTCGGGCTGTCGAACATAAAGAGAAAACCATTGAAGAGGCTGAATCATATGATTGGTACAACAACACTGGAGTCTTTGTGGATGACAAAGTAATAGAGGTCAATAACCAAGAGCTAACCGCGGATTTAATCGTAATCGCTACCGGAACACGACCCTTGATTCCTCCAATCGACGGAATTGATGATGTTGAATATTTGAGCACTAGGACGATTTTTGATCTGACCGAGCAACCAAGACAGATGACTATCATCGGCGGTGGATATGTAGCTGCGGAATTTAGCCATTTCTTCAGTGCCATGGGGACTGATGTTACAATTGTGGGGCGGAACCCGTTCCTAGTCAAACATGAAGATGAAGATGTCTCTGAGATGTTAAGAGAAGAGCTCTCAAAGAGAATGACTGTACTGACAAATCACGAAGCCATCAAAGTGCAACAAAACGAGAACAGCAAAACTGTAATCGCTAGGAATCGAGAATCCGGACAAGAGGTGGAAATCGACTATGATACCTTGCTCGTGGCAACAGGGAGACGCCCCAACTCAGACAAGTGTAGACCAGAGCGAACAGGGGTTGAACTCGACGAAAACGGCTTCATCAAAACAGACGAATGCCTTCGGACTTCAAAGGAAGGGATTTGGGCGCTTGGTGACGCTACAGGCCCCCCGATGTTCAAGCACGTAGCTGATCGAGAAGCTGAAATCGTGTGGCATAATATTCAGGCTTCAATTTCAGACAAAGAACCACTTCGGTCTATGCATTATGACGCTATACCGCATGCTGTCTTCTCCTATCCACAAATAGCATCTGTAGGGAAAACACTGGCAGAAGCTACGGATAGCAAATCGGATCTTTTGGTGGGGAAAGCCGAGTATACTGATGTGGCAAAGGGTGATGCAATGGGTAAGCCTAGAGGGTTCTGCAGAATCATCGTTGACGGGGATTCAAGCGCCATTCTCGGAGGTTCAATAATCGGGCCATTTGCACCTATCTTAATTCAACCCATTACTCAAGCG